One genomic region from Cataglyphis hispanica isolate Lineage 1 chromosome 11, ULB_Chis1_1.0, whole genome shotgun sequence encodes:
- the LOC126853193 gene encoding pro-resilin-like, whose product MASSPVLNPEIPYVGKVEGGLRAGTMVTIRGEVPPQAVRFAVNYQLGPTLNPRDDIAIHVSPRFPEGFVTRNSIESMTWGVEENSGPLWIHPGQKFEMIILCDYHCYKIAINGRHFAEFAHRLPFIKVTHLVIDGDVEIHSISFEQVSVDPPKSPATAPEGVPAADFGPPPPGGLYPTIQPQGGYGPPPAGYGPPPPAGYGPPPPAGYGPPPDAYGGPGGYNPPRGYGYQPEKPEEEGVFGDCLDKVGLALGGLVAAGGVAAAMHAMNKKKEESDEKDHEKTDAAKSKTESEGGFGNLAGSLGMALASSLASSALQGNAHAQQGYPTQPQSGGGGGGVLGSILGALGGGGSQQPAYSSNQPPAGDLGGTLGSLFGVLGGGGSHQQPKVYQPSGGYGGYQPSGGQISSESDLLSGIGSALFNSALDGLSKRGKDKSHHEHHSGPPPSYEPSPPMPQSAPRPETPPSSGGHKLTADEISKGLGLDD is encoded by the exons ATGGCCAGCTCTCCGGTGCTGAATCCG GAAATCCCATATGTGGGAAAGGTGGAAGGAGGTTTGAGAGCAGGCACTATGGTGACAATACGGGGCGAAGTGCCACCTCAGGCTGTACGATTCGCCGTCAACTATCAACTAGGACCGACGTTAAATCCAAGGGACGACATAGCCATTCACGTGTCCCCACGTTTCCCTGAAGGTTTTGTTACCAGAAATAGCATAGAATCGATGACCTGGGGCGTGGAGGAGAACTCTGGTCCATTATGGATTCATCCTGGTCAGAAATTTGAAATGATAATCCTATGCGATTATCACTGCTACAAAATTGCCATAAATGGCAGGCACTTCGCAGAATTCGCTCATCGATTACCATTCATAAAAGTTACCCATCTGGTTATCGACGGTGATGTTGAGATACACTCTATCAGTTTTGAACAAGTATCGGTTGATCCACCAAAGTCTCCTGCTACAGCGCCAGAGGGTGTACCAGCTGCTGATTTTGGCCCACCAC CACCTGGAGGATTGTATCCAACGATCCAACCGCAGGGTGGTTATGGACCTCCTCCAGCTGGTTATGGACCTCCACCACCAGCTGGTTATGGACCTCCTCCGCCAGCTGGTTACGGTCCTCCTCCTGATGCTTATGGTGGTCCTGGTGGTTACAATCCACCCAGAGGCTATGGATATCAACCTGAGAAGCCTGAAGAAGAAGGTGTCTTTGGAGATTGTTTAGACAAAGTTGGATTAGCACTAGGCGGATTAGTGGCGGCTGGAGGAGTAGCGGCAGCCATGCACGCGATGAAT aagaagaaggaagaaagtGACGAGAAGGATCACGAAAAAACAGACGCTGCTAAATCGAAAACAGAAAGTGAAGGTGGCTTTGGAAATTTAGCTGGGTCTCTCGGAATGGCTTTAGCTAGTAGTCTGGCGAGCAGCGCCTTGCAAGGCAACGCACACGCGCAGCAAGGCTATCCTACCCAGCCGCAATcgggcggtggcggtggcggtgtaTTGGGCTCTATTTTGGGAGCCTTgg GTGGTGGAGGATCTCAACAACCTGCCTATTCTTCAAATCAGCCGCCTGCCGGTGATTTGGGCGGAACGTTAGGATCTTTATTTGGCGTTTTGGGCGGTGGTGGAAGTCATCAGCAACCAAAAGTGTATCAACCATCGGGAGGCTACGGCGGCTATCAACCGTCAGGCGGTCAAATTTCTAGCGAATCAGATCTCTTATCGGGAATAGGAAGTGCCTTGTTTAATTCGGCTTTGGACGGTCTAAGCAAACGTGgaaaagat AAATCTCATCACGAACATCATTCCGGACCCCCTCCGAGTTACGAGCCTTCCCCACCAATGCCACAATCAGCTCCGCGTCCGGAAACTCCACCGTCTTCGGGCGGACACAAATTAACAGCGGACGAAATTTCGAAGGGACTTGGACTGGATGATTAA
- the LOC126853243 gene encoding uncharacterized protein LOC126853243 isoform X2, whose translation MIDIGAISILTLFLILGDLEAVTVVNHHPDDEYVLEHEVLHEDALAEAKKLEIYPGPIPGCKPCTNSEMTYCKDGRVINDHCCCDGSFNKVFPFVEHTCRMGPEECKVQAEDCAEYTRLRECCCHSYLASVWKYRATGAGSHDASMTNLTKFLTILTILSLHLLLT comes from the exons ATGATCGACATCGGCGCGATTAGTATCCTGACGCTCTTCCTGATCCTCGGCGACCTCGAGGCAGTCACAGTCGTAAACCATCATCCCGATGATGAGTATGTCCTTGAACATGAAGTCCTCCACGAGGACGCGCTCGCTGAAGCGAAGAAATTGGAGATATATCCCG GACCCATTCCGGGATGCAAGCCTTGCACCAATTCCGAGATGACTTACTGCAAAGATGGGAGGGTCATCAACGATCACTGCTGCTGCGACGGCAGTTTCAACA AAGTGTTTCCATTCGTCGAGCACACTTGTCGCATGGGACCAGAGGAATGCAAAGTGCAGGCTGAAGACTGCGCGGAATATACGAGACTGCGAGAATGTTGTTGCCATTCGTACTTGGCCTCCGTCT GGAAATATAGGGCGACTGGCGCAGGATCGCACGACGCCAGCATGACGAATCTCACAAAGTTCCTCACGATCTTAACGATACTCAGTTTGCATCTGTTGTTAACTTAA
- the LOC126853243 gene encoding uncharacterized protein LOC126853243 isoform X1 — protein sequence MIDIGAISILTLFLILGDLEAVTVVNHHPDDEYVLEHEVLHEDALAEAKKLEIYPGPIPGCKPCTNSEMTYCKDGRVINDHCCCDGSFNSRYSKVFPFVEHTCRMGPEECKVQAEDCAEYTRLRECCCHSYLASVWKYRATGAGSHDASMTNLTKFLTILTILSLHLLLT from the exons ATGATCGACATCGGCGCGATTAGTATCCTGACGCTCTTCCTGATCCTCGGCGACCTCGAGGCAGTCACAGTCGTAAACCATCATCCCGATGATGAGTATGTCCTTGAACATGAAGTCCTCCACGAGGACGCGCTCGCTGAAGCGAAGAAATTGGAGATATATCCCG GACCCATTCCGGGATGCAAGCCTTGCACCAATTCCGAGATGACTTACTGCAAAGATGGGAGGGTCATCAACGATCACTGCTGCTGCGACGGCAGTTTCAACAGTAGGTATTCCA AAGTGTTTCCATTCGTCGAGCACACTTGTCGCATGGGACCAGAGGAATGCAAAGTGCAGGCTGAAGACTGCGCGGAATATACGAGACTGCGAGAATGTTGTTGCCATTCGTACTTGGCCTCCGTCT GGAAATATAGGGCGACTGGCGCAGGATCGCACGACGCCAGCATGACGAATCTCACAAAGTTCCTCACGATCTTAACGATACTCAGTTTGCATCTGTTGTTAACTTAA